tattgtgctgctaatattagtttgggtTGGCTATTTTGGTGTTCTAAACACCTTGTTCATCTCgttattatattgtattgttgaatccgagagttgGTCACTAAAGAGGTCCTCAGTTTCTTGAGCTTGTGGACTAATTTTGGTATGTGTTTCGTGTTTACCTTGTGCTTCTTGTATCATTTGAAATCAAAACATGacttgattttgttcccacaagatcaatcttgggcttgcttgcaaaaaaaaataaaacaaaaattgttgaaagctgaaaattccataaagaagcaaatctgtccatttttgtgtcttggccaagatttttcttgttttgagtctagatctaggagttattttatttgttttgttgtttctagtgttaaaTTCTTCGCCTCTAACACTAAAGAAGTctagatctagatttgagctttaaaagttgatgttgttgttgtgaatccAAAGTATGGCCGAttattgttggtattgttgtgGTTGGTTTAAGTTTTGAATGTGTATTGTGGGGATTGTGTTTTGGATTTTAATCTTGAaaaggtgttgttgttgtttgggaggtccTACTTGacccttagaacttcaagactcaatgtttgtgttcttggtgttcttcaccatctccatatagtgttgaagaaaaaaatgattgttgatcttagaagttgaagaaaaggaGTGTGTATTGTGGTAGTCTTGCAAGACATAAATCCAAGATTtaaggtgtagtacttgtgactcaaagacttttcctacTCACTCAAGACTTTACAACAACTTCCAACCACCTTCCATATTttaagggtccatgttttaaggagaagtaccaAGAAAGTCAAGTCTTCCTTTTTAAGATTTGAAAGAGGATTCCAAGACTTATATTCCCTTCTTTTAACTAAATTTCACCAATCCAAATTGAGAAATTGACCAAGACTtctaactttgaaaaaaaaaaaattgttaaagaaCCGCAAcaaatacgtggctgccacaccACGTTTTTATTGTTCACGCAATAATTTTAGGCTCAAATTCTAgattctttgttttatttttattgtcccttagtttcgtttgttgatttgACTACTAATTAGCatctagtaatcacctacttagttgtagattagttGTTGAGTCCGTTTCTTTTGTGTCTTCGTTATttatgtgcttttctcatttttaactcgtcataacttctttgtttcaagttcgtaagtagattttgttttgtgtcttgagtcgatcaaacaagaatctattccggccgtcaagtagaattgacatcctattgactaccggagtataagcaactttcaatattcgcccctccaattgtgaggatcacaaaaatgagtgaatacgagtgttggtaaggagcttttactactaatcttgtttgttcattttgaaGGTTTAAatggtgatataaggggaacatgtcttcgatagtcggggattattgtgactacaacattgGAGACTacgattgtagtgaggggttttatggctacaaagttgagggagattgcggaagttatgaaaatagccatgataaaaacttgggcagatttgagagttacgattttgaggaagaaaataaggtgaatgaagtgcctagtacTTATGGGGAACTTGGAGATAATGTAGGACCttgtgatggatcttatgatgacgttggggcatgtgaggagtcttacaattctcactccgaacctagatttggtgttaggtataaccctttcgttcgcaaagcttatgagagctatgatgagagtgcaCGTggggagtgtgaagattcatattctccaccttgtagtactttttatcaaggtcaatatagtgtgaatggttatactagctctggTGGAGGTTGTCCAACGAAAAGAAGAGGGTATGAATCTCCAAAACCGAGGGGTACTCGTGTGCCTTACAATACTGCtccgagaaggagtgtacactccgaaaaagtgaccatttgtgggataccgggctgcctcgtTGTGTTAAATGGTAGGTACTATAGGaactacatccttccatccatggttgactacttggggttgttttgcgagcctttacttgttccatacttcttggacggatttaaggttaccgagagggtcaaaGTCATCTtgtcccaatttgaataccatgaagaggtgtggtgcgatattcttcccttgacatacggtcatgtatgcttaggtgctgattggtttgcacaacatagagttccaaatgtgtaaaattggcctaatgttgtaagaaATCGGTGGGGAAATCACCTCGTGACCTATATGCTGCCCGAGCCGCAAAGAGAAGTGAATACTTACTTCAATCCGAAAGCTTACGAGAGACAAAATATTAATATGAGTAAGGGTATGCAATGTGGTAATCCGAGAGCAGAAAAatgagaggttgtgtggagcgaagtgaggggattgccaccaaatcgagctaacattgtttgtccttctatttctaaggacatttgtgtaggtacggACATGGCAAGCGAATGAGAGAAATGCCGATTTGCTGCCCAAGCTTATGGAGAACCTTCGC
The Capsicum annuum cultivar UCD-10X-F1 unplaced genomic scaffold, UCD10Xv1.1 ctg48883, whole genome shotgun sequence genome window above contains:
- the LOC124892616 gene encoding uncharacterized protein LOC124892616, producing the protein MSSIVGDYCDYNIGDYDCSEGFYGYKVEGDCGSYENSHDKNLGRFESYDFEEENKVNEVPSTYGELGDNVGPCDGSYDDVGACEESYNSHSEPRFGVRYNPFVRKAYESYDESARGECEDSYSPPCSTFYQGQYSVNGYTSSGGGCPTKRRGYESPKPRGTRVPYNTAPRRSVHSEKVTICGIPGCLVVLNGRYYRNYILPSMVDYLGLFCEPLLVPYFLDGFKVTERVKVILSQFEYHEEVWCDILPLTYGHVCLGADWFAQHRVPNV